Proteins encoded by one window of Tunturibacter psychrotolerans:
- a CDS encoding DEAD/DEAH box helicase yields the protein MTSATLEQNDQISQNQQNPSPQANTAAANPAGLSLVEDVRFTDFNISDSLKNRLTSAGFTMPTPVQAKAIPPALEGSDILATASTGTGKTLSFLIPMIQRMDANSVPSTKGKRGPIRALILLPTRELAMQVLEAYWKLVPGSKSDAVLVCGGLSENNQLDQLDRGPRLVVATPGRLEDFLRRREININAVEMLVLDEVDRMLDMGFLPAIRRIVGALPKTRQTMCYSATLDANIREIVRDYVKEPVRIEIGQTSKPSDRVELRVYTVMQDQKLGLLDQMLRQEEGTFLVFSRTKHGADRISKKLEKLGHDSDVIHGDRSQSQRTAALKGFANGRHRVLVATDVAARGIDVNDIAHVVNYDLPNASDDFVHRIGRTGRAGKKGVATTFVMPQERHDARKLERELKIKFEWREADKNLEKEVRNAPLDTTAQGQDLMQLETRSWKGNDPVTPMTTPNANYGAKKSGFRSRNGGGGFSGGRSSGGRGPGGRPNSNSRPGSSRSGPARRGQ from the coding sequence TTGACCTCAGCAACGTTAGAACAGAACGACCAGATCTCTCAGAACCAGCAGAACCCGAGTCCTCAAGCCAACACAGCCGCCGCGAATCCCGCAGGCCTTTCCCTAGTTGAGGATGTTCGCTTCACCGACTTCAACATCTCGGACTCCCTCAAGAACCGCCTCACCAGCGCCGGCTTCACGATGCCGACCCCGGTCCAGGCCAAGGCCATTCCGCCCGCTCTCGAAGGCAGCGACATCCTCGCCACTGCCTCCACCGGCACCGGCAAGACCCTCAGCTTCCTCATCCCGATGATCCAGCGCATGGACGCGAACTCGGTCCCCAGCACCAAGGGCAAGCGCGGTCCCATTCGCGCCCTCATCCTGCTGCCGACTCGCGAACTCGCCATGCAGGTCCTCGAGGCCTACTGGAAGCTCGTTCCCGGCTCCAAGAGCGACGCGGTGCTCGTCTGCGGCGGTCTTTCGGAGAACAATCAGCTCGACCAGCTCGACCGCGGTCCTCGTCTCGTCGTCGCAACACCTGGCCGCCTCGAGGACTTCCTCCGACGGCGCGAAATCAACATCAACGCCGTCGAAATGCTCGTTCTCGATGAAGTCGATCGCATGCTCGACATGGGCTTCCTTCCCGCCATCCGCCGCATCGTCGGCGCACTGCCGAAGACTCGCCAGACCATGTGCTACTCGGCAACCCTCGATGCCAACATCCGCGAGATCGTCCGCGACTACGTCAAGGAGCCTGTCCGCATCGAGATAGGCCAGACCTCCAAACCCAGCGATCGCGTCGAACTGCGCGTCTATACCGTCATGCAGGACCAGAAGCTCGGCCTGCTCGACCAGATGCTCCGTCAGGAAGAGGGAACCTTCCTCGTCTTCTCACGCACCAAACACGGCGCTGACCGCATCAGCAAGAAGCTTGAGAAGCTCGGACACGACTCCGACGTTATTCACGGAGATCGCAGCCAGTCCCAGCGAACCGCCGCTCTCAAGGGCTTTGCCAATGGCCGTCACCGCGTCCTCGTCGCCACTGACGTAGCCGCCCGCGGCATCGACGTCAACGACATCGCGCACGTCGTCAACTACGACCTGCCCAATGCCTCCGACGACTTCGTCCACCGCATCGGCCGCACCGGCCGCGCCGGCAAGAAGGGCGTTGCCACTACGTTTGTCATGCCGCAGGAGCGTCACGACGCCCGCAAGCTCGAGCGCGAACTGAAGATAAAGTTTGAGTGGCGCGAGGCCGATAAGAATCTTGAGAAGGAAGTCCGTAACGCACCCCTCGACACAACAGCTCAGGGACAGGACCTCATGCAGCTTGAAACTCGCTCTTGGAAGGGCAACGATCCCGTCACTCCGATGACGACGCCTAATGCTAACTACGGCGCCAAAAAGAGCGGCTTCCGTAGCCGTAACGGCGGTGGTGGATTCTCCGGCGGACGCAGCTCCGGTGGCCGTGGCCCCGGCGGTCGCCCCAACAGCAACAGCCGCCCCGGCAGCAGCCGCTCCGGCCCAGCTCGACGCGGCCAGTAA
- a CDS encoding ABC-F family ATP-binding cassette domain-containing protein, whose product MISVSNVTMRYGSKLLFEDVSVTFTTGRRYGLTGPNGAGKSTFMKCLTGEIDPQKGNVVRPKKIGVLSQDQYAFDAYRVIDTVIMGNKALWAALEEREIIYAKSELTDEDGSRLGELEGIVGDEDGYEAESNAAVLLQGLDIPDELHERKMSELQGGQKVRVLLAQALFGNPQALLLDEPTNYLDLESIHWLQDFLTRYNGTVITISHDRHFLNNVCTHIADIDYETIITYNGGYDDMVFQKTSVRTRIESQNEQREKKIAQLNDFIARFSAGTRSSQVNSRKKEVERLATSELARSNIARPFISFKMDRPSGKNVLEFEGVNKSYEQKDGKTERVINNFTASVTRGDKVILMGRNGQGKTTLLKALLANGPGIEESDVSIDSGTVKWGHEVSIGYFAQDHKGSIQLGMTASDWLHQFDPQATKEDIRGILGQMLFKGEEGLKKTDALSGGEAARLLFCKIMLQKPNVLVLDEPTNHLDLESINALNQAIQKYEGTVFLVTHDQDLIEESGTRIWHFEGGPTDFHITDHKGPYEEYQQQLAIAAK is encoded by the coding sequence ATGATCTCAGTTTCCAACGTCACTATGCGCTATGGCTCGAAGCTCCTCTTCGAGGATGTTTCAGTCACCTTCACCACTGGCCGACGCTACGGCCTCACCGGCCCAAACGGCGCCGGTAAGTCCACTTTCATGAAGTGCCTCACCGGCGAGATCGACCCGCAGAAGGGCAACGTCGTCCGCCCCAAGAAAATCGGCGTTCTCTCGCAGGACCAGTACGCCTTCGACGCCTACCGCGTCATCGATACCGTCATCATGGGCAACAAGGCCCTGTGGGCGGCCCTTGAGGAGCGAGAGATCATCTACGCAAAGTCCGAGTTGACTGACGAAGACGGCTCCCGCCTCGGCGAACTCGAAGGCATCGTCGGCGACGAAGACGGCTACGAAGCCGAGTCCAACGCAGCCGTTCTCCTGCAAGGTCTCGACATCCCAGACGAACTTCACGAGCGCAAGATGTCCGAACTCCAGGGCGGCCAGAAGGTTCGCGTCCTACTCGCCCAGGCTCTCTTCGGCAATCCGCAGGCGCTGCTCCTCGACGAGCCCACCAACTATCTCGACCTCGAGTCCATCCATTGGCTCCAGGACTTCCTCACCCGCTACAACGGTACCGTCATCACCATCTCGCACGACCGGCACTTCCTCAACAATGTCTGCACCCACATCGCCGACATCGACTACGAGACCATCATCACCTACAACGGTGGCTATGACGATATGGTCTTCCAGAAGACAAGCGTCCGCACCCGCATCGAGAGCCAGAACGAGCAGCGCGAAAAGAAGATCGCTCAACTCAACGACTTCATCGCCCGCTTCTCCGCCGGCACACGCTCCTCACAGGTGAACTCTCGCAAAAAGGAAGTCGAGCGCCTCGCCACCAGCGAACTCGCTCGTTCCAACATCGCGCGTCCCTTCATCAGCTTCAAGATGGACCGCCCCTCGGGCAAAAACGTCCTTGAGTTTGAAGGCGTCAACAAGTCCTACGAGCAAAAAGACGGCAAGACCGAGCGCGTCATCAACAACTTCACCGCCTCCGTCACTCGCGGCGACAAGGTCATCCTGATGGGCCGCAACGGCCAGGGCAAAACTACTCTCCTCAAGGCTCTCCTCGCAAACGGCCCCGGCATCGAAGAGTCCGATGTTTCTATCGACTCCGGCACCGTCAAGTGGGGCCACGAGGTCTCCATCGGCTACTTCGCGCAGGACCACAAAGGCTCGATCCAGCTAGGCATGACGGCCTCTGATTGGCTCCATCAGTTCGATCCGCAAGCCACTAAAGAAGACATTCGCGGGATCCTCGGCCAGATGCTCTTCAAGGGCGAAGAGGGCCTGAAGAAGACCGACGCTCTCTCCGGAGGCGAAGCCGCCCGACTCCTCTTCTGCAAGATCATGTTGCAGAAGCCCAACGTCCTTGTCCTCGACGAACCCACCAACCACTTGGACCTCGAGAGCATCAACGCGCTCAACCAGGCCATTCAGAAGTATGAAGGCACGGTCTTCCTCGTCACTCACGACCAGGACCTGATCGAAGAATCTGGCACCCGCATCTGGCACTTCGAAGGCGGCCCCACCGACTTCCACATCACCGACCACAAGGGCCCCTACGAGGAGTACCAGCAGCAACTAGCCATCGCCGCAAAGTAA